CGACCTCCTCCATCCTAGCTTTGTTGGACTCAGTACAATAAACCGCATCGACCACCTTTGGTCAGACTTGTTGGAGGATTCGTGAACGCACGGTCGACCGCCCGCGGGCGTCCACGCGCGATCTCGCGGGCGATGCTGCAGGAGGCTGCGTTCGAGTTGTTCCTCGAGCTCGGCTACGACGGCACCACGGTGAACGAGATTACCCAGCGGGCCGGGGTGAGCCGGGGCACGTTCTTCAACAATTTCGCCGCGAAGAGCGACGTGTTCTGGGTCGACCTGGACGACAGCATCGATGCGCTGGCGGATGCGCTCGGGCAGGTGCCGGCGACATCCGTCCCGGATGCGGTGGCGGTGGTGGCGAACACCCTCGTGCATCTGGGACGTGGGTACGGCGCTGCGCGCGTGCCGTGGGCGCTGACCCAGAGCGAGTTCATCGGCGCGGAACAGGAGCTGCAGGCATCCGCGCTCAGTCGTTTCGTGCGATTGACGTCGGTGGTCACGCGATTCATCAGGCGGCAGCATCCGGATGTCGCGGAGTTGCGTGCCCGAACCGCTGCGTACGCGATGGCCGGCGCCGTGGTGGCGGCCGCCCAGGAGTGGGCGGCGGCGGGCAGCACGCGCGGCGACCTCGCCTCGTACCTGCAGTCGGCGCTGGATCCGGTGGTCGCGGGCTTCGGCCTCGGTGTGCACGGCATCGGGCCAGACTAATCGTGGCTGACGCACTGCTGGCCGGCGGGATCGGGCTGGCCGCCGGCTGCATGCTGGTGGTGGGGGCGCTCATTGGATGGTTCGTGCGCGTGCCGCAGCCGGTGGTCGCCGGCGTCATGGCGTTCGGGGCGGGGGTGTTCATCTCGACGCTCGCGTTCGAACTGGTCGAGGAGGCGAACCGAGCTGGCGGCCTGTTCGCCACCGTCGCCGGATTCCTGGTGGGCGCGGTGGTGTACGTGGCTGCCGACACGATGCTGTCCCGGCGCGGTGCCCGCCATCGCATGCATCATGGCGATCGGCAGACCGCGGAGAGTGAGAAACCCGGCAGCGGTCGTGCCATCGCCATCGGGGCACTGCTCGACGGCGTCCCGGAGTCGATCGTGCTCGGGGTGAGTGTCGCGGCAGGAGCCACGTTCAGCGTGCCGATCTTCGTCGCGATCGCGGTCTCCAATCTGCCCGAGGGGCTCTCGAGCAGCTCCGGCATGAAGGCGTCGAAGCGCAGCGCCGCGTACGTGTTCGGGGTGTGGGGCGGAATCGCGCTCGCATCCGGCGTCGCGGCACTTGTCGGCTTTCTGCTGTTCGCGGATGCCTCCGGCTCGACCGTCGCGTTCGTGACCACGATCGCGGCAGGGGCCATCCTCGCGATGCTGACCAACACGATGATCCCGGAGGCCTTCGAGGGAGACCACACCCTCACCGGACTGGTAGCCACCATCGGCTTTCTCGCGGCGTTCGTGCTGCACGATCTGGGATGATCCGGGTATGCCTACCGCGACCCAGGTTGCGCGAGCAACGATCGCCCCGCTGACCCGCACCCGCCTGTTCCGGTTGCTCGCCCCGAAGGCGCTGCCACCGATGGAGCGGGCGGTCGGCGCGCTCAGCCGTGGCAGGGTGCAGCTGAGCAGCCTGCTGGTGCCGTCGCTGGTGTTGCATTCGCGTGGGGCGAAGTCGGGCATCGAACGGGACACGGTGCTGATGTACTGCCCCGATGGCCGCGGCCGCGCGATTGTGGCCGGCACCAGCTTCGCGAGGGAGCGGCATCCGGCCTGGAGCTACAACCTGCTGTCGCATCCGGATGCCGCCATTACCGTGCGTGGCCGGCGGATGCCGGTGCACGCCGCCCTGCTCGGCGGTCAGGAGCGCGAGGCGGCCTGGCTGCTGCTCGAGCGGCAGTGGCCTGGTTATCGGGGCTACGAGCGGCAGTCCGGACGCACCATTCGGCTGTTTCGACTGAAGCCGGTGGCCGCCGACGGTCGGTAGCCGCGACCCGCGACTCGGACGGCGGTCCGTTCGCGGTTCGATACCATGGGGGCAGTCTTCACACTCAGGCACCTCCCCTCAGACTCGGTGCCGCACATATCGAACCGGAGTATCCATGTCGTCGCAGATCCCTGACAAGCCCGCCCTCGAAGGCCTCGAATCCAAGTGGGGAGCCAGCTGGGAAACGCAGGGCACCTACCGGTTCGATCGTGACGCGGCGGTCTCGACAAGCTCGACCGCCGGAACACGCTCGACCGAGGAACACCCGGTGTTCTCGATCGACACTCCCCCACCGACCGCATCCGGTTCGCTGCACATCGGCCACGTGTTCAGCTACACGCACACCGACATCATCGCCCGCCAGCAGCGCATGCTCGGCAAGAACGTCTTCTACCCGATGGGCTGGGACGACAACGGCCTGCCCACCGAACGTCGGGTGCAGAACTACTACGGCGTGCGCTGCGACCCGTCGCTGCCGTACGAGCCTGACTTCACGCCGCCGTTCGAGGGTGGAGACAACAAGAGCAGCAAGGCCGCCGACCAGAAGCCGATCAGCCGCCGCAACTTCATCGAACTCTGCGAACGTCTCACCGTCGAAGACGAGAAGCAGTTCGAAGACCTGTGGCGCAAGCTCGGGCTCTCGGTGGACTGGACCCAGTCGTACCGCACGATCTCGCACGAGTCGCAGGCGATGGCGCAGAAGGCGTTCCTCCGCAACCTCGCCCGCGGCGAGGCATACCAGGCCGATGCTCCCACCCTGTGGGATGTCACCTTCCGCACTGCCGTGGCCCAGGCGGAGCTTGAGGACAAGGACCAGCCCGGCGCGTACCACCGCCTCGCCTTCCACCACCCGGATGGCGACATCCACATCGAGACCACCCGCCCGGAACTGCTGCCGGCCTGTGTGGCGCTGGTCGCACACCCGGATGACGAGCGGTACCAGCACCTGTTCGGCACGACGGCGACCACCCCGGTGTTCGACGTGCAGGTTCCGATCGTCGCCCACCACCTGGCGCAGAAGGACAAGGGATCAGGCATCGCCATGATCTGCACCTTCGGTGACCTGACCGACGTGATCTGGTGGCGGGAACTCGACCTGCCGAACCGCGCCATCATCGGTTTCGACGGGCGCATCATCAGCGACCCGCCCGCCGCGATCACCTCGGCCGCCGCGAAGGCCGCCTACGGTCAGCTGGCCGGCAAGACCGTGTTCAGCGCCAAGCAGGCCGTCGTGGACCTGCTGAAGGCCAGCGGCGAGATGATCGGCGACCCCAAGTCGATCACCCACCCCGTCAAGTTCTACGAGAAGGGCGACAAGCCGCTCGAGATCGTCTCCACCCGCCAGTGGTACATCATGAACGGCGGCAGGTCCGACGACCTGCGCGCCCGCATGGTTGACCTCGGCCACCGCATCGACTGGCACCCCGAGTTCATGAAGGTGCGCTACGAGAACTGGGTGAACGGCCTGAACGGCGACTGGCTGATCAGCCGGCAGCGGTTCTTCGGCGTGCCGATCCCGGTCTGGTACCCGCTCGACGCCGACGGTAACCCGGTCTTCGACTCCCCCATCACCCCGGATGAGGCGAGCCTTCCGGTTGACCCGTCATCGGATGCCGCACCCGGCTTCGACGAGAGCCGGCGCAACCAACCGGGCGGCTTCGTCGGCGAGCTCGACGTGATGGACACCTGGGCCACCTCCTCGCTCACCCCACAGCTGGCCGGCAAATGGGAGAGCGACCAGAAGCTGTTCACCGCGGTCTTCCCGTATGACCTGCGCCCGCAGGGGCAGGACATCATCCGCACCTGGCTGTTCTCCACCGCGCTGCGCTCGCTGCTGGAGTTCGACGGGCAGGCGCCGTGGAAGCACACCGCGATCTCCGGATTCATCGTCGACCCCGACCGCAAGAAGATGTCGAAGTCGAAGGGCAACGTGGTCACCCCGGCCGGCATGCTCGACGAACACGGCTCCGACGCGGTGCGCTACTGGGCGGCATCCAGCCGACTCGGCACCGACGCGGCGTTCGACCCGCAGAACCCCAAGCAGATCAAGATCGGCCGCCGCCTGGCGATCAAGGTGCTGAACGCGTCGAAGTTCGTGTACTCGTTCACGGATGCCGAGGTTTCGGCCCACGCGACCGCCGGAACCGGCGCGACTGAGCCGCTCGACCTAGACCTGCTCGCCACCCTCGCCGAGGTGGTGAGGACCGCCACCAAGGCGTTCAACGACTTCGACCACGCCCGTGCGCTGGAAACCGCCGAGCAGTTCTTCTGGACCTTCTGCGACGACTACCTGGAACTGGTGAAGGAACGCGCATACGGCGCCACCACCCCGGAGGGTCAGGCCAGCGCCGTGTACACCCTGCGCACCGCCATCGACATCCTGCTGCGCCTGTTCGCGCCGTTCATCCCGTTCGCCACCGAAGAGGTGTGGAGCTGGACCCACGAGGGTTCGGTGCACGGCGCCGCCTGGCCCAGCGCGGCCGAGGCGAACGAGGAGCCCACCACCGGACTGCTGCCGCTGGTCAGCGCCGCCCTGATCGGCATCCGCCGCGCCAAGACCGACGCCAAGGCCTCGCAGAAGACCGAGGTGTCATCGGCCGTGATTGAAGGCCCGGCGCTGCTGGCTGAGGCCGAGGCCGACTTGAAGGCCGTCGGCCGCATCGCCGAACTGTCGTTCGTCGTCGGCACCGAGGTCGCCGTGCGGGACATCGTGCTCACCGACCAGCCGGCCGCCTGATGCAGCTCGGTACCCGCTGGGCGGTCGGCGCCGAGGCGCCGGCCCGGCTCTCCGAGAACGTGCTGACCGCGGTGCGCCAGGTGGAAGCGGATGTCGCGACGTTCGACACCGCTGGCTGGCGCTGGACGCTGACCTGGCTCGAGGGCCGCGCCGTCGTCGAGTTGGACGACGGCACCACCATCCGCGAACGCGCGGACGGCACGGTGACGGTACACGCCGCCGAGTAACCATGCGATGACAATGCCCCGGTTCTTAGGCACCGGGGCATTGTCATGGGCAGAATGGTGCTGACGTCAACCCGCGCCGCAGCTGATTCATCTCACAAAGGAGTGACCCATGAAGCGTTCCCTGTTGGTCGGCATCGCGGCAGTGTCCGTGTTCGCGCTGGCCGCGTGCAGCAACACCACAGAGCCGAGCGGCGATGAAACCGCCGCGGACGGCGAGCTCACTGCGATCACGGTCGGCATCATCCCGATCGTCGACACCGCGCCGCTGCATCTCGGGGTCGAGCAGGGCTTCTTCGAGGAGGAGGGCCTCGACGTCACGATCGAGTCCGGCGCCGGCGGCGCCGCGCTGATCCCCGGCGTGATCAGCGGCGACTTCGATTTCGCCTTCGGCAACTATGTGTCGAGCATGGTCGCCCGCGACAAGGGTCTCGACATCGTGTACGTGGCGAACGGCAACTCCACCACGGGTGACCCCACCTTCGACTTCAGCGGCGTGTTAGTGAACGCCGACTCCGACATCCAGTCCCCTGCCGACCTTGCGGGCAAACGGGTGTCGGTGAACACCCTCGCCAACATCGGCGATACCACCATCCGTCAGGTCGTCGAGGACGACGGGGGCGACCCGGAGAGCATCGAGTTCGTCGAGATCCCGTTCCCCGACGCA
This Salinibacterium sp. ZJ450 DNA region includes the following protein-coding sequences:
- a CDS encoding TetR/AcrR family transcriptional regulator, coding for MNARSTARGRPRAISRAMLQEAAFELFLELGYDGTTVNEITQRAGVSRGTFFNNFAAKSDVFWVDLDDSIDALADALGQVPATSVPDAVAVVANTLVHLGRGYGAARVPWALTQSEFIGAEQELQASALSRFVRLTSVVTRFIRRQHPDVAELRARTAAYAMAGAVVAAAQEWAAAGSTRGDLASYLQSALDPVVAGFGLGVHGIGPD
- a CDS encoding ZIP family metal transporter: MADALLAGGIGLAAGCMLVVGALIGWFVRVPQPVVAGVMAFGAGVFISTLAFELVEEANRAGGLFATVAGFLVGAVVYVAADTMLSRRGARHRMHHGDRQTAESEKPGSGRAIAIGALLDGVPESIVLGVSVAAGATFSVPIFVAIAVSNLPEGLSSSSGMKASKRSAAYVFGVWGGIALASGVAALVGFLLFADASGSTVAFVTTIAAGAILAMLTNTMIPEAFEGDHTLTGLVATIGFLAAFVLHDLG
- a CDS encoding nitroreductase family deazaflavin-dependent oxidoreductase, with product MPTATQVARATIAPLTRTRLFRLLAPKALPPMERAVGALSRGRVQLSSLLVPSLVLHSRGAKSGIERDTVLMYCPDGRGRAIVAGTSFARERHPAWSYNLLSHPDAAITVRGRRMPVHAALLGGQEREAAWLLLERQWPGYRGYERQSGRTIRLFRLKPVAADGR
- the valS gene encoding valine--tRNA ligase yields the protein MSSQIPDKPALEGLESKWGASWETQGTYRFDRDAAVSTSSTAGTRSTEEHPVFSIDTPPPTASGSLHIGHVFSYTHTDIIARQQRMLGKNVFYPMGWDDNGLPTERRVQNYYGVRCDPSLPYEPDFTPPFEGGDNKSSKAADQKPISRRNFIELCERLTVEDEKQFEDLWRKLGLSVDWTQSYRTISHESQAMAQKAFLRNLARGEAYQADAPTLWDVTFRTAVAQAELEDKDQPGAYHRLAFHHPDGDIHIETTRPELLPACVALVAHPDDERYQHLFGTTATTPVFDVQVPIVAHHLAQKDKGSGIAMICTFGDLTDVIWWRELDLPNRAIIGFDGRIISDPPAAITSAAAKAAYGQLAGKTVFSAKQAVVDLLKASGEMIGDPKSITHPVKFYEKGDKPLEIVSTRQWYIMNGGRSDDLRARMVDLGHRIDWHPEFMKVRYENWVNGLNGDWLISRQRFFGVPIPVWYPLDADGNPVFDSPITPDEASLPVDPSSDAAPGFDESRRNQPGGFVGELDVMDTWATSSLTPQLAGKWESDQKLFTAVFPYDLRPQGQDIIRTWLFSTALRSLLEFDGQAPWKHTAISGFIVDPDRKKMSKSKGNVVTPAGMLDEHGSDAVRYWAASSRLGTDAAFDPQNPKQIKIGRRLAIKVLNASKFVYSFTDAEVSAHATAGTGATEPLDLDLLATLAEVVRTATKAFNDFDHARALETAEQFFWTFCDDYLELVKERAYGATTPEGQASAVYTLRTAIDILLRLFAPFIPFATEEVWSWTHEGSVHGAAWPSAAEANEEPTTGLLPLVSAALIGIRRAKTDAKASQKTEVSSAVIEGPALLAEAEADLKAVGRIAELSFVVGTEVAVRDIVLTDQPAA
- a CDS encoding ABC transporter substrate-binding protein: MKRSLLVGIAAVSVFALAACSNTTEPSGDETAADGELTAITVGIIPIVDTAPLHLGVEQGFFEEEGLDVTIESGAGGAALIPGVISGDFDFAFGNYVSSMVARDKGLDIVYVANGNSTTGDPTFDFSGVLVNADSDIQSPADLAGKRVSVNTLANIGDTTIRQVVEDDGGDPESIEFVEIPFPDAPAALANGQVDAAWILDPFMTSAIDAGARVVTYNFADFDENLDVSGYFTSGDQLEAEADTVEAFKTAMNRSLEFAQENPDEVRRIVTTYTEIPADVLERIALPRFNPEFNREAIAKLGAAATKYGTLSEEPNLDELLQP